One stretch of Solenopsis invicta isolate M01_SB chromosome 16, UNIL_Sinv_3.0, whole genome shotgun sequence DNA includes these proteins:
- the LOC120359839 gene encoding serine protease snake-like isoform X1 — protein MHICGYEINKSIVSFNSSADDKGSDNLLKIRLKLVSHRLCNESYFGGSRSVELPLGIVDEWQICARQVEAETCEVDSGGPLAFIFGDHECSHYVIGIHSLGQICGSIIPDVFTRVYYYIPWIERTAWPENF, from the exons atgcatatatgtggatatgaaattaataaaagcatTGTATCGTTTAATTCTTCAGCTGATGACAAAGGTTCAGACAACTTATTAAAGATAAGGCTCAAACTGGTCTCCCATAGGTTGTGCAACGAGAGTTACTTCGGCGGCAGCCGCTCTGTTGAACTCCCATTAGGAATCGTCGACGAATGGCAAATATGTGCTAGGCAAGTTGAGGCAGAAACATGTGAG GTTGATAGCGGAGGACCACTTGCCTTCATTTTCGGGGACCATGAATGTTCGCACTACGTGATTGGGATCCACAGTCTCGGACAAATCTGCGGCAGCATCATACCTGACGTTTTCACTCGAGTTTACTATTACATTCCCTGGATAGAAAGAACAGCGTGGccggaaaatttttaa
- the LOC105193129 gene encoding uncharacterized protein LOC105193129: MALFISSLILLVLVSILSATYGQNVGEWSCVINNSAGLCKHINDCPQVYQEYSHGRMVNQTCEALDRIVCCPTTDPVVTELIAASQSELTQQTTTSQPMILESHGKVAKTKWLCVVNNSSGVCRHIDDCPQVFQQYITSKVLSHTCETLDFMVCCPTTNSVVTQSIPASHSELTKQTTTSQPMISKLPEKEEEKECTRFAYNPGCPFRAGYGGVKADPKEFPFMAAVGFGGADDIQWFCGGSLISSKIVLTAAHCTWAPQWGNATWVRLGDLNLIDKYDDAKPQTIAIAERIRHPDYKRPLQYHDIAILRLKEEANYTKYVRPACLPSGWPDVYRNAEAIATGWGQVGPDEERSDDLLKMKLKLISHASCNASYFDGTSSVELPLGIVDTWQICAGEVGIDTCEGDSGGPLAVIIADRCKLHAVIGITSLGRTCGSIIPGVYTRVYHYVPWIRKTAWPYDLGGDQKKYKTDVLRRNIYFIVVSLQIRREDCDQGKSKMAPFTSSLLLLILVSIPSATYGQNVGESCVSNNSAGVCKHINDCPQVDQKFSNSKMINQTCGPLDNIVCCPTTNSVINEPEPQPEHTERTTTSQPMIFESSGKIAKKKCEEYADEFGCPKTMFPWGRGGVGGVKADPKEFPFMAAVGFGGPDDIQWFCGGSLISSKIVLTAAHCTWASDWGNATWVRIGDLNLIDEYDDAMPQTIAIAERIRHPDYKRPLEYHDIAILRLEEEANYTAYVRPACLPVVWPDIDGNDYAIATGWGQVGLDEENSDDLLKMTLKLVSHASCNATYFDGTSSVELPSGIVDDWQICAGEVGIDTCPGDSGGPLTLLHEEYYCLYNVVGVTSLGRDCGIIPGVYTRVYYYIPWIERTAWPENF, encoded by the exons ATGGCACTgtttatttcatcattaataCTGTTGGTACTGGTGTCGATTCTGTCGGCGACATACGGACAGAATGTCGGGG AGTGGTCATGCGTAATCAACAATTCTGCAGGCTTATGCAAGCATATAAATGATTGCCCACAAGTTTATCAGGAATATTCACATGGTAGAATGGTCAATCAGACCTGCGAAGCTCTCGACCGTATAGTATGTTGCCCAACAACAGATCCCGTGGTCACCGAACTAATAGCGGCGTCACAATCAGAACTTACTCAACAAACGACTACATCGCAGCCTATGATATTGGAATCACATGGAAAAGTAGCAAAAACAA AGTGGTTATGCGTGGTCAACAATTCTTCAGGCGTATGCAGACATATAGATGATTGCCCGCAAGTTTTTCAGCAATATATAACTAGCAAAGTACTCAGTCATACCTGCGAAACTCTCGACTTTATGGTATGTTGCCCAACAACAAATTCTGTGGTCACTCAATCAATACCGGCATCACATTCAGAACTTACTAAACAAACAACTACATCACAGCCTATGATATCGAAATTaccagaaaaagaagaagaaaaag AATGTACACGATTTGCTTATAATCCTGGATGCCCTTTCCGGGCGGGTTATGGTGGCGTTAAAGCCGATCCGAAAGAATTTCCGTTCATGGCGGCTGTCGGCTTCGGCGGTGCTGATGATATCCAATGGTTTTGCGGCGGTAGCTTAATTTCTTCCAAGATTGTCCTCACAGCAGCCCACTGCACTTGGGCACCGCAGTG GGGAAATGCAACCTGGGTACGTCTCGGCGATCTGAATCTTATTGACAAGTATGACGATGCAAAGCCGCAGACTATCGCAATCGCGGAAAGGATAAGACATCCCGACTATAAACGCCCTTTGCAATATCACGATATAGCTATACTGCGTCTGAAGGAGGAAGCTAACTATACTAAGTATGTCAGACCAGCTTGTCTTCCGTCAGGTTGGCCTGACGTATATCGGAACGCCGAGGCAATTGCAACCGGATGGGGTCAAGTTGGAC CTGATGAGGAACGTTCAGACGACTTATTAAAGATGAAGCTCAAATTGATCTCCCATGCGTCTTGCAACGCGAGTTACTTCGACGGCACCAGCTCTGTTGAGCTCCCATTAGGAATTGTCGACACCTGGCAAATATGCGCGGGAGAAGTTGGAATAGATACATGTGAG GGTGATAGCGGAGGTCCACTTGCTGTCATAATTGCTGACCGATGTAAGCTTCACGCCGTGATTGGGATCACGAGTCTCGGACGAACCTGCGGTAGCATCATACCTGGCGTCTATACTCGAGTCTATCATTACGTTCCCTGGATAAGAAAAACCGCGTGGccata TGATCTAGGTGGGGatcaaaaaaagtataaaacagACGTATTaagacgaaatatatattttatcgtgGTCAGTCTCCAGATTAGACGAGAAGACTGTGACCAAGGCAAATCAAAAATGGCACCGTTCACCTCATCATTATTACTGCTGATATTGGTGTCGATCCCGTCGGCGACATACGGACAGAATGTCGGAG AGTCATGCGTGAGCAACAATTCTGCAGGCGTGTGCAAACATATAAATGATTGCCCTCAAGTTGATCAGAAATTTTCAAACAGTAAAATGATAAATCAGACCTGCGGGCCTCTCGACAACATAGTATGTTGCCCAACAACAAATTCTGTGATCAACGAACCGGAGCCACAACCGGAACATACCGAACGAACGACTACATCACAGCCTATGATATTTGAATCATCGGgaaaaatagcaaaaaaga AATGTGAAGAATACGCGGATGAATTCGGATGCCCGAAAACAATGTTTCCTTGGGGTAGGGGTGGTGTTGGTGGCGTTAAAGCCGATCCGAAAGAATTTCCGTTCATGGCGGCTGTCGGCTTCGGCGGTCCTGATGATATCCAATGGTTTTGCGGCGGTAGCTTAATTTCCTCCAAGATTGTTCTTACAGCAGCCCACTGCACTTGGGCATCGGATTG GGGAAATGCAACTTGGGTACGTATCGGCGATCTGAATCTCATTGACGAGTATGACGATGCGATGCCGCAGACTATCGCAATCGCGGAAAGGATAAGGCATCCTGACTATAAACGTCCGTTGGAGTATCATGACATAGCTATACTGCGTCTGGAGGAGGAAGCTAACTACACTGCGTATGTCAGACCGGCGTGTCTTCCGGTAGTTTGGCCTGATATAGATGGGAATGACTATGCAATCGCCACTGGATGGGGTCAAGTTGGAC TTGATGAGGAAAATTCAGACGACTTATTAAAAATGACTCTCAAATTGGTCTCCCATGCGTCTTGTAACGCGACTTATTTCGACGGCACCAGTTCCGTTGAGCTTCCATCAGGAATCGTCGACGACTGGCAAATTTGTGCGGGAGAAGTTGGAATAGATACATGTCCG GGTGATAGCGGAGGACCACTTACCCTCCTTCACGAGGAATATTATTGTTTGTACAACGTGGTTGGGGTCACCAGTCTCGGACGAGACTGTGGCATTATACCTGGCGTATATACTCGAGTCTACTATTACATTCCCTGGATAGAAAGAACCGCGTGgccagaaaatttttaa
- the LOC120359839 gene encoding serine protease snake-like isoform X2: MGSSWTLCNESYFGGSRSVELPLGIVDEWQICARQVEAETCEVDSGGPLAFIFGDHECSHYVIGIHSLGQICGSIIPDVFTRVYYYIPWIERTAWPENF; this comes from the exons ATGGGGTCAAGTTGGAC GTTGTGCAACGAGAGTTACTTCGGCGGCAGCCGCTCTGTTGAACTCCCATTAGGAATCGTCGACGAATGGCAAATATGTGCTAGGCAAGTTGAGGCAGAAACATGTGAG GTTGATAGCGGAGGACCACTTGCCTTCATTTTCGGGGACCATGAATGTTCGCACTACGTGATTGGGATCCACAGTCTCGGACAAATCTGCGGCAGCATCATACCTGACGTTTTCACTCGAGTTTACTATTACATTCCCTGGATAGAAAGAACAGCGTGGccggaaaatttttaa